A genomic window from Brassica oleracea var. oleracea cultivar TO1000 chromosome C8, BOL, whole genome shotgun sequence includes:
- the LOC106308665 gene encoding uncharacterized protein LOC106308665, whose translation MLISSAPSFIVLPPVGLTVPLWSWILWQLWNGRNKLCFENRVFSGMEIISKAIADAREWQSAQCSDKAVPSDVAQSHSRISSLQAPSPSPETVICNVDAAWDSLTLNSGIGGVFSGRKHCPELSPISDSRSLVSSALMTEAIAIRSAVMYAASSNVKSLMIRSDSQSLVKMLREKGSSPALFGILFDIYYFALLLMLYLLFMYLG comes from the coding sequence ATGCTGATCTCCTCGGCCCCATCCTTCATAGTCCTTCCTCCGGTGGGTCTCACCGTACCTTTGTGGTCTTGGATTCTATGGCAGCTGTGGAACGGTAGAAACAAACTCTGTTTTGAGAACAGAGTATTTTCCGGTATGGAAATTATCTCTAAAGCCATTGCGGATGCACGGGAATGGCAAAGTGCACAATGCTCGGATAAGGCAGTACCCTCTGATGTAGCACAAAGCCATTCTAGGATCTCATCTCTCCAGGCCCCTTCCCCTTCGCCAGAAACTGTTATATGCAACGTTGATGCAGCATGGGACTCATTGACTTTAAATAGTGGGATTGGTGGTGTTTTTTCAGGTCGGAAGCATTGTCCGGAACTCTCCCCTATCAGTGACTCTCGCAGTCTCGTTTCATCGGCTCTTATGACTGAGGCCATTGCCATCCGTTCGGCGGTTATGTATGCTGCCTCTTCAAATGTCAAATCCCTTATGATCCGGAGCGACTCTCAATCCCTCGTCAAGATGCTGAGGGAGAAAGGCTCATCTCCTGCTTTGTTTGGGATTTTATTTGATATCTACTACTTTGCTCTTCTTTTGATGTTATATCTTTTGTTTATGTACCTCGGTTGA
- the LOC106312158 gene encoding transcription factor VIP1-like, translated as MEPTLRANQSSILSEIERMPEAPRQRISHHRRARSDTFFTGESIDDLLLFDPSDVDFSSLDLLNAPAPQPSLMYVDSPPEETSSNGAPQIHLPPGRHVRSFSVDSDSDFFDDLTATEDNQFARATSSGERKGHHHHHRSNSMDGATSSGSFNMEAILAAVNCKDGGKKNMSMASDRLAELALLDPKRAKRILANRQSAARSKERKVRYTGELERKVQTLQNEATTLSAQVTLLQRGTSDLTTENKHLKMRLQALQQQAELRDALNEALREELNRLKMAAGEIPQGKGNSYNCTQFLTQFGNNKNQQMSTNGQPSFLDFTKRG; from the exons ATGGAGCCTACCCTGAGAGCTAACCAATCATCGATCCTAAGCGAAATCGAACGTATGCCAGAAGCTCCACGTCAGCGTATCTCTCATCACCGTCGAGCTCGTTCCGACACTTTCTTCACCGGCGAATCAATCGACGATCTCCTCCTATTCGACCCTTCCGATGTGGATTTCTCGTCCCTCGATTTACTCAACGCTCCAGCACCACAACCTTCTCTGATGTACGTCGATTCTCCTCCCGAAGAAACCTCATCAAACGGTGCTCCACAGATTCATCTTCCCCCTGGCCGTCACGTTCGAAGCTTCTCAGTTGATTCCGATTCCGATTTCTTCGACGATCTAACGGCCACTGAGGATAATCAATTCGCCCGAGCTACAAGCTCCGGAGAGAGGAAAGGTCATCATCATCATCATCGGAGTAATTCGATGGATGGAGCTACAAGTTCGGGTTCGTTTAACATGGAAGCAATTCTCGCCGCTGTGAATTGCAAAGACGGTGGTAAGAAGAATATGAGTATGGCTAGTGACAGACTTGCCGAGCTTGCTTTGCTTGATCCCAAAAGAGCTAAACG GATTCTCGCAAATAGACAATCGGCAGCTAGGTCAAAAGAGAGGAAGGTTAGGTATACTGGTGAGCTGGAGAGGAAAGTACAGACACTTCAGAACGAAGCAACTACACTCTCTGCCCAAGTCACCTTGTTGCAG AGAGGAACATCGGACCTGACCACTGAAAATAAACACCTCAAAATGCGGCTGCAAGCACTGCAGCAACAGGCTGAACTTAGGGATG CTTTGAATGAAGCGCTGCGGGAAGAATTGAACCGACTCAAGATGGCCGCTGGAGAAATTCCTCAAGGTAAGGGAAATTCATACAACTGTACCCAATTCCTAACTCAGTTCGGGAACAACAAGAACCAGCAGATGAGCACAAACGGGCAGCCGAGCTTCCTTGATTTCACCAAGAGAGGCTAA